One Heyndrickxia oleronia genomic window, CAATTGGATCAATTCAAATTTCTGTTCAGCTGTTAGTTTTTCCTTTTCTTCACCAACATCCTTTCTGCTAGATCGATCTTTTTAGCAGTTCATTTTCTGCACGTAATAAGGCGTTTTGTGCTTCTAATCGTGCATATTTTTCTTCTAAACTTAATTCACGTTCAAGTGGTCGTCCAGAATGGTATTTTCGAGTGTCTTCAAGCCCAGCTACACCATTTTCTTTATAAGCTTTACGCCATCTCTTTAAAGATGAACTCGCTCGTTCAGTCCCAACGATTTCAATATCAAATCCTGCATCTTCAAATATTTGACGTGGAAATTTTCCTTCTTCATACTCTTTAATAGCTAATGCTTTAAATTCATCAGTGTAAGTAATTGCTTTTTCACTAACAGCTTTTACATAAGGATGTTTCATCAATAATTTCTGTTCTTGATCTGTAAATAATATTTTCGACATTTTCATCCGCCCCATTAACTATTTCTTTCATTATAAATAAAAGTACCCCATAAGGAGGACTTTTTTTAAGTGTCCATCTTATAGGGTACATTTTAAAAAAGTAGAGGTTTTTATTTTTCCAAAATCCTTCATAGTCTCATAGTAAAGCAAATAAAGTATTAAAAAATCTATAAAAATATGTTTCATTCCTAGAGTTAAAACACATAATGAATGCAAACCCCAAAAAATGTGTCTCACGCGCTGGGCTTAACACACACTATGAATTCAAAACTTCAATAATGTGTTTCACCCATCAGTGATAAGACACATAATGTGACTAAACCCTAAAAAATGTGTCTCACTCGCAGGTGTTAAGACACATAAAGTGCCCAAATCCTCAAAAATGTGTCTCACCACCTGTCTTAAAACACATAATCTGTCCAAACCCCAAAAAATGTGTTTCATCCGTCAGTCCTAAGACACATAATGTGACTAAACACCAGAAAATGTGTCTCATTCGCCGGTCTTAAGACACATAATGAATCCAAATCCTCAAAAATGTGTCTCACCCACCAGTTTTAAGACACATCTTAAATCACCGAGATTAACATAACTGTGGATAAATATAATTTTTTTCATTGTAGTGAATATCTCTCACAGCAAATTCATAAGACTTAGTATTTAAAAGGGGGGATAATGTGAATAGAAAACAAAATTATCCACATGTTTCAGCAAGAGATTCACAAATTTATCGAAAGCAAAAACATCTTATGAAGGTTTCGGGTGAAGGATTGGTGAACGCTCAACCGGATATGGGTGAGGTCACATTAGGTGTAGTGACAGAAAATAAAGATGTCAGTACAGCACAGTCAGAAAATACAAGAGTGATGTCAAGAATTATACAGGCAATTTTACAAATGGGAATAGCCAATGAAGAGATAAAAACTGTTGATTACCGTATCGATGTCCAATATGAAAATGAAAATGGAAAAATAATCAGGCAGGGTTATAAAGTTACACATCTCATTAAGGTAATAATTAAAGAGATTAATTTAACAGGGAATGTTATAGATGTAGCCGTGCAAAATGGGGCTAATATGATAGCATATATTCAATTTACATTAGCCCAACCAGAGGCATATTACCATCAAGCTTTGTCCCTAGCGTTAAAGGATGCCCAGCAAAAGGCAGCAACAATTACGAAGCAATTAGCCATATCCTTTTATTACATTCCAGTAAAAATCACTGAAATATCTTCGGCCCCCTCAACATCACCTTTCCATGTAGCGTTATTTGCAAAAAGTGAAGGAACTCCCATTCAAACAGGGCAAACTCAGATAAAAGCTATGATTGAAGCAGAATTTGTTTATTTTTCATAAGAAAGATGAAGTACTAGAAATTTTATTTCAGATAAAAAAGGATTTTCTCATGCAAAAGTTGAATTGATAATATTCTAGAGATTGGGGGTTTTTTGCATGAGAAAGGGAATCATTCGACCTTTAGCGATTTGTATTTTTCAAAAAGGTGATTCAATTCTAGTATCGGAAGGGATTGATCCGAAAACAGGAAATTATTTTTATCGTCCAGTTGGAGGAGGTATTGAGTATGGAGAAAGGAGTTCGGATGCAGTCATACGAGAAGTTAAGGAAGAAATTGGTGCAGACATCTGTCATTTAAAACTCTTAGGTACGTTAGAAAATATATTTACGTATGATGGTGATCTAGGTCATGAAATTGTTCAAGTATATGCAGCTGACTTTATTGATTCCTCCTATTATAATCTTTCAATATTTAAAGGAAAAGAAGATAATGGGATTGAATTTGATGTTATGTGGAAGCCTTTATCAGATTTTCAAAAGGAGTCTCGATTAGTTCCGGAAGGTCTCTTTGAATTACTAAAATCAAAAGTTTCTAAATTATCCTCCTAAACTGTTGCAAACATACGTTCTGTTTTGGTATAATTCAATTGAATATTCCAATTGGAGGAGCTATATATGATTACAGTGGATAAGGTTGAATTACAGTTTTATCAATCTGAATGGTATGACTTGATAACTGATTATCATTTACCTGAAGAACAAGTACGTTTTACTGCGTTACCAATTGAAATGCTTGAAATTTCTCATGAACGTCATCCAATCATGATTGTAAGTAATCATGTTCCTGTTGGATTTTTTGTGTTGCATACTAGTGATAGAGTGAAGGAATATACAGATAATCCGAATGCAATGCTATTAACTGCTTTTTCAGTCAATCATTCACAGCAGGGAAAAGGTTATGCTAAAAAAGGACTAGAGCAATTACCGATTTTTATTAATCGAGAATTTCCCAATTGTGATGAAATTGTTTTATCGGTTAATAAACTAAATGTACATGCTCAAAAAGTGTATGAAAGAGTCGGGTATATTGATACAGGGCGTAGAAGACCTGGAAAGATGGGAGAGCAATTAATCCTAAGTCTGTCATTATAATAAAGGAAAAAAAAAGGGGCTGTTTCGTCTTTTCCTTATTAAACAGCCTCATCAATATTAAATATATTCTCTAATGATTAAGTCAGAATTTACCGGTTTAAGACCAAGTTCCCGGGACCAAATAGAAAGTTGCCCAATATGATGAATTTCATGTGAAATAAGGTGTCTGATAACTTTCCCATATGGAAAGGATAGAACCGAGCCATCTTTTCTTGTGATATAAAGGAGTTTATCCTCTTGTTCTTTATTCCAATTCATAAGAAAGTTTTTGGTAATCATTCTGGTAGATTGAGAGAATTCACTAACCTCCTCAAGCGTCGAGAAAGAATTAAATTCCTTTTTCAATACTGATGTTCCCTGCATTTGATGAATCCATAACTGCTCACAATCAATCACATGAAATAAAGTTTTTAAGAAACTACCCATACCACCATTACGCATGAAAGTTAATTCCTCATGAGAAATATTTTCACACCATTGAAACCAATCATCTCGAACTTGCCAATTATAATAAAACAAATCTATCATAAATGATCATTCCCAACCTAGTGAACTGTCTCTATTTTACTCAATAGATTGAAAAATTAATATATTTAATAACCATTTTTAAAAGAAACGGGTGATTTTTTTGTGCATTGAATCCGAAGTTGCAAATCAAATTTATAGAATGATGCAGCTACATGAAAATTTTTCTATGGGTTCATACGAAGAAATGAACACTATGTATTCTGATGATTTTCAGGGCATGCTGTATATTCCTCATATGGGAGAAGTTGAGCATTATAATGCAGAGCAGATAAGAGCAGGAAATAAGGAAGCTGCAGAATTCTATAAAGGAAAAAACATAAAATTTATTTATTCAGGTTTAGCGATCGTACCTCAAACAGAAATACAAGCGGCTGTTTCTTATGAGGTGATATTTAAACAAGAAGACAAGATGATGAAGGGGTTATCTTTGGAAGTTTGGCGGAAAGAATTAGATGGCAAGTGGAGAATGGTACGTTGGTATGAAGAAAAGGGAAAGCTTCTGTAACTTAAAGCGCAAAAAAACTTTGTTGCTTTTTCTAATAGAGTAAAAATCTTACTAGTTTTTATAGGAATCCGTTATAGAAAGAGTACGAAAAAACTTATTTAATATTTTTTCATGGAGGTATTGAATGAGAAATATTCTCTTTATCGCGTATCCCCTGTATGCAGATTTTGAGATCGCTCATACATTGTTTTTCTTAAGAAAGGTTGGAAAAGTCAAAGTAATTACTGCAACTGTCGATGGAAAACATGTAGAAAGTGTTGGGGGATTAATCACGACACTACAAATAACATTAGCAGAAGCGAAAGTAGAGGATTATGATCTAGTACTTATCTCAGGCGGGGATGGAATTGAGACAATCATAAATGATTCATTGTTATCTGGGTTTTTACAGAATGCTCATTTAAAAGGAACTCCTATTGCAACCATATGTGCTGCTGCTACTTTACTAGGAAAGGCTGGTTTACTAAAAGGAAAAAAGTTTACCTGTACAGACAATACGTTTACTCATTTTAGTGAGGTATTCGAAGGAGCTACTTATACGGGGAACAATATTGAGGTGTTAGATAATATCATCACGGCTAAAGGCACGGCATTTGCGGAATTTACTATAGCTGTCGGCGATCAAATGAAAATGTGGAAAAATGATGCGCAAAGTAGTGATGCATTACGTTTTTGTAAAGGAGAGGTTTGACAATAACCTTACAAATAATCGAATCAAAGGTTTTGCGTGTGTCGAATTGGAAGTTGTGGAGGCGATCATCATTACTATTAAGATCAGGCCTATTGATCACTTACTCAATCACGAAATATCCGATTTAATTCTAGAAAGTAAACAAGATGGTTTTCGATTTTTAAACAAACTTTTAGAAGAATATAGAAGTGGGGCGAATATTTTTAACCAACCAGGTGAAGGGATTTTTGGGGCATTTCATAAAAATGGAGAGTTAATTGGAATTGGTGGATTAACTATTGACCCTTACTCAAATGATAAAAATATTGGGCGTATAAGAAGATTTTATGTAAGCAAATCGTTTCGAAGGCAAGGGGTAGGTAATCTTCTTTTGCAAGAAATTCTAAGCTATGCGAGGGGATTTTTTAAAGTCGTTGTTCTTCGTACGGATACTTATCCAGCGGATGAATTTTATGTTTCATTTGGATTTAAAAAGACAAATACTTTTCCTCAATCGACCCACTATTTTCTATTGGATAGTAAAACGAAAAGATTGGTTGAAATATAGAAAACATTTAAATTCATAAAAGGAGAGATGAGAAGATGAAAGAATCATTAATTAGAGTAGGGACGATGTATATACCCGTATCAAATGTAGAGCAATCCACTGAATGGTATATGAATAATTTAGGGGCGGAGTTAAGTTATAAAGATCAGGACAAAGCGATATTGAACTTTGCCAATCAAAGCTTTTTTCTTGTTAATTCATTAGAAAATCAAACTGCTAATTTCATTGATTACTACGGTCATGAACGTTTTTCTGTTACTTTTGAGGTAAATGGTCTACAAGCATTGGAAGCCTTACATGAATCTTTCGTCCAAAAAGGAATGAAGGTGGGGGAGATTGAGGATAGAGGGCATACTGGAAGGAACTTTGTTTTTTATGACCTAGATAATAATCAATTCGATGTATGGAGCGAGCTAAGTCCAGTTTATAAACAGTTATTTCAGTTAGAAAATTCAGAAGCAACTGGTGCAACTTACACAGATGTTTGCTCGTTTTGTAATAGAAGTCGAGCGGAGATCGGTGAGCTAGCAGTAGGGCCTAGTGTCTCAATCTGTAAGGAGTGTTTGGAATTTGGCAAGGAAGTGTTAAAATCGCATCAAAATAATTGATAAAAATTTTTTGTTTTGCTTTCTTCATTTTTTTACGCAATTAGGATATTCTGATAAAGCATTACATATGAAGGAGGAAGAGAAATGAAAGTAGCTGATCACGTAGAAATGATTGAACTCAATATTGAAGGTTTTAAGATCAATCCAACACTCCTATGGGATGATGAAATGGCGATATTGGTGGATACAGGAATGCCAGGTCAGCTTTCAGCTATAAAGGCTGCAATGCAACAAGTGGGAGTACCTTTTGAAAAGCTGAAAGCGGTCATTTTGACACACCAGGATATTGATCATATTGGCAGTCTTCCAGAAATCCTTCAGGAATCACAAGGGAAAATTGAAGTATATGCACATGAGTTAGACAAACCTTATATCGAAGGAACTAAGCATATGATGAAGGCAGACCCTACTAAAATAAGTAAAGAGGTATGGGAGACGCTTCCGCCTTCGATGCAAGCTTTATATATGAATCCTCCGAAAGCGAAGGTCGACCATACG contains:
- a CDS encoding GNAT family N-acetyltransferase codes for the protein MITVDKVELQFYQSEWYDLITDYHLPEEQVRFTALPIEMLEISHERHPIMIVSNHVPVGFFVLHTSDRVKEYTDNPNAMLLTAFSVNHSQQGKGYAKKGLEQLPIFINREFPNCDEIVLSVNKLNVHAQKVYERVGYIDTGRRRPGKMGEQLILSLSL
- a CDS encoding DJ-1/PfpI family protein, translating into MRNILFIAYPLYADFEIAHTLFFLRKVGKVKVITATVDGKHVESVGGLITTLQITLAEAKVEDYDLVLISGGDGIETIINDSLLSGFLQNAHLKGTPIATICAAATLLGKAGLLKGKKFTCTDNTFTHFSEVFEGATYTGNNIEVLDNIITAKGTAFAEFTIAVGDQMKMWKNDAQSSDALRFCKGEV
- a CDS encoding MBL fold metallo-hydrolase; this translates as MKVADHVEMIELNIEGFKINPTLLWDDEMAILVDTGMPGQLSAIKAAMQQVGVPFEKLKAVILTHQDIDHIGSLPEILQESQGKIEVYAHELDKPYIEGTKHMMKADPTKISKEVWETLPPSMQALYMNPPKAKVDHTLVDGQELSFFGGIQVIFTPGHTPGHISLYLNESKTLVVGDAMVLNNGAINGPVPRNTPDMETAIHSLSKFLDYDIQSVICYHGGYTNENIKEQIQEIVQNN
- a CDS encoding SIMPL domain-containing protein translates to MNRKQNYPHVSARDSQIYRKQKHLMKVSGEGLVNAQPDMGEVTLGVVTENKDVSTAQSENTRVMSRIIQAILQMGIANEEIKTVDYRIDVQYENENGKIIRQGYKVTHLIKVIIKEINLTGNVIDVAVQNGANMIAYIQFTLAQPEAYYHQALSLALKDAQQKAATITKQLAISFYYIPVKITEISSAPSTSPFHVALFAKSEGTPIQTGQTQIKAMIEAEFVYFS
- a CDS encoding GNAT family N-acetyltransferase encodes the protein MMRKVVMHYVFVKERFDNNLTNNRIKGFACVELEVVEAIIITIKIRPIDHLLNHEISDLILESKQDGFRFLNKLLEEYRSGANIFNQPGEGIFGAFHKNGELIGIGGLTIDPYSNDKNIGRIRRFYVSKSFRRQGVGNLLLQEILSYARGFFKVVVLRTDTYPADEFYVSFGFKKTNTFPQSTHYFLLDSKTKRLVEI
- a CDS encoding NUDIX hydrolase yields the protein MRKGIIRPLAICIFQKGDSILVSEGIDPKTGNYFYRPVGGGIEYGERSSDAVIREVKEEIGADICHLKLLGTLENIFTYDGDLGHEIVQVYAADFIDSSYYNLSIFKGKEDNGIEFDVMWKPLSDFQKESRLVPEGLFELLKSKVSKLSS
- a CDS encoding DUF4440 domain-containing protein; amino-acid sequence: MCIESEVANQIYRMMQLHENFSMGSYEEMNTMYSDDFQGMLYIPHMGEVEHYNAEQIRAGNKEAAEFYKGKNIKFIYSGLAIVPQTEIQAAVSYEVIFKQEDKMMKGLSLEVWRKELDGKWRMVRWYEEKGKLL
- a CDS encoding DinB family protein, which translates into the protein MIDLFYYNWQVRDDWFQWCENISHEELTFMRNGGMGSFLKTLFHVIDCEQLWIHQMQGTSVLKKEFNSFSTLEEVSEFSQSTRMITKNFLMNWNKEQEDKLLYITRKDGSVLSFPYGKVIRHLISHEIHHIGQLSIWSRELGLKPVNSDLIIREYI